A window of the Agrococcus jejuensis genome harbors these coding sequences:
- a CDS encoding glycoside hydrolase family 13 protein: protein MSDVTTTQSGAEWWRTAVIYQVYPRSFADASGDGIGDLAGIADRLPHLAALGVDAVWLSPFYRSPQHDAGYDVADYRDVDPLFGSLADADRLIAEAHELGLKIVVDLVPNHTSNEHEWFQEALRAAPGSPERARYVFRDGKGPDGAEPPNNWQSVFGGPAWTRLADGQWYLHIFDTSQPDLDWLNPEVPDMFDDVLRFWLDRGVDGFRVDVAHGLMKAPGLPDIDEDAVTTGSMESPFFGQESVHEVYRRWHQVLAEYDGDRMLCAEAWVHPLSKMARFVRSDEMHQAFNFVYLETPWDARRLREVIDESIAEFGAVGAPSTWVLSNHDTIRHRTRLALVPQPPHGVGIGPTSESKADPVVSLRRGRAATALMLALPGGAYVYQGEELGLPEVVDIPAEARQDPTFHRTNGEMWGRDGCRVPIPWEADAPGYGFSPTGESWLPQPASWAEYARDRQAGVAGSTLEMYTQALRLRREHGLGAGTVEWLDVGPGGIAFRNGDVVVIANIGHDAIDLPSGQLLLASTELHAASLRADETAWVLVR from the coding sequence ATGTCCGACGTGACGACGACGCAGTCCGGCGCCGAGTGGTGGCGCACCGCCGTGATCTACCAGGTGTACCCGCGCAGCTTCGCGGATGCGTCGGGCGACGGGATCGGCGATCTCGCCGGCATCGCCGATCGCCTGCCGCACCTCGCCGCGCTCGGCGTCGACGCCGTGTGGCTGAGCCCCTTCTACCGCTCGCCGCAGCACGACGCCGGCTACGACGTCGCCGACTACCGCGACGTCGACCCGCTGTTCGGCTCGCTCGCCGACGCCGACCGGCTCATCGCCGAGGCGCACGAGCTGGGCCTCAAGATCGTCGTCGACCTCGTGCCGAACCACACGTCGAACGAGCACGAGTGGTTCCAGGAGGCGCTGCGCGCCGCGCCCGGCTCGCCCGAGCGCGCCCGCTACGTCTTCCGCGACGGCAAGGGCCCCGACGGCGCCGAGCCGCCGAACAACTGGCAGTCGGTCTTCGGCGGCCCCGCCTGGACGCGCCTCGCCGACGGCCAGTGGTACCTGCACATCTTCGACACCTCGCAGCCCGACCTCGACTGGCTGAATCCCGAGGTGCCCGACATGTTCGACGACGTGCTGCGGTTCTGGCTCGACCGCGGCGTCGACGGCTTCCGCGTCGACGTGGCGCACGGCCTCATGAAGGCGCCCGGCCTGCCCGACATCGACGAGGACGCCGTGACGACGGGCTCGATGGAGTCGCCGTTCTTCGGCCAGGAGTCGGTGCACGAGGTGTACCGCCGCTGGCACCAGGTGCTCGCCGAGTACGACGGCGATCGGATGCTGTGCGCCGAGGCGTGGGTGCATCCGCTGTCGAAGATGGCGCGGTTCGTGCGCTCCGACGAGATGCACCAGGCGTTCAACTTCGTCTACCTCGAGACGCCGTGGGATGCGAGGCGCCTGCGCGAGGTCATCGACGAGTCGATCGCCGAGTTCGGCGCGGTCGGCGCCCCCTCGACGTGGGTGCTGTCGAACCACGACACCATCCGCCACCGCACGCGCCTCGCGCTCGTGCCGCAGCCGCCGCACGGCGTCGGCATCGGCCCGACCTCGGAGTCGAAGGCCGACCCCGTGGTGTCGCTGCGCCGCGGCCGCGCAGCGACGGCGCTCATGCTCGCGCTGCCCGGCGGCGCATACGTGTACCAGGGCGAGGAGCTCGGGCTGCCCGAGGTCGTCGACATCCCCGCCGAGGCGCGGCAGGACCCGACGTTCCACCGCACGAACGGCGAGATGTGGGGCCGCGACGGCTGCCGCGTGCCCATCCCGTGGGAGGCCGACGCCCCCGGCTACGGCTTCAGCCCCACGGGCGAGTCGTGGCTGCCGCAGCCGGCGTCGTGGGCCGAGTACGCGCGCGACCGGCAGGCGGGTGTCGCGGGCTCGACGCTCGAGATGTACACGCAGGCGCTGCGCCTGCGCCGCGAGCACGGCCTCGGCGCGGGCACGGTCGAGTGGCTCGACGTGGGCCCCGGTGGCATCGCGTTCCGCAACGGCGACGTCGTGGTGATCGCGAACATCGGGCACGACGCCATCGACCTGCCCTCCGGCCAGCTGCTGCTCGCATCCACCGAGCTGCACGCGGCGTCGCTGCGCGCCGACGAGACGGCCTGGGTGCTGGTGCGCTGA
- a CDS encoding alpha/beta fold hydrolase: MPRLVPPGARESWVPLRGGRMRVLRGADEGAGVPVLLVHGGGYDAAGISWFRLVEALAPSRPVVAPDLPGFGGTEGIEPIGDADALADLLAELLDALALPRVVVIGVSMGGDVALRLALRHPDAVASLVAIAPGGLVARVGGSALHALAWAGTRLPDALLRPLTRAAGRFAGATIRGFVSDPATLPPEVVAEFAAEGRAPGSGLAYGAYNRWAIARRGMPHHLRDRVAGIRAPTLLVHGTADPMVPIEGSRLAADRIPHATLVALPGVGHWAQLEAHDAVREALAPALAAADASR; this comes from the coding sequence ATGCCTCGTCTCGTGCCGCCGGGAGCGCGCGAGTCGTGGGTGCCGCTGCGCGGTGGGCGGATGCGCGTCCTGCGCGGCGCCGACGAGGGCGCGGGAGTGCCCGTGCTGCTCGTGCACGGCGGCGGCTACGACGCCGCTGGCATCTCGTGGTTCCGGCTCGTCGAGGCGCTCGCCCCGAGCCGACCGGTCGTCGCGCCCGACCTCCCGGGCTTCGGCGGCACCGAGGGCATCGAGCCCATCGGCGACGCGGATGCGCTCGCCGACCTGCTCGCGGAGCTGCTCGACGCCCTCGCGCTGCCGCGCGTCGTCGTGATCGGCGTCTCGATGGGCGGCGACGTCGCGCTGCGCCTCGCGCTGCGGCATCCGGACGCCGTCGCATCCCTCGTCGCGATCGCGCCCGGCGGGCTCGTGGCGCGCGTCGGAGGGTCGGCGCTGCACGCGCTCGCGTGGGCGGGCACGCGGCTGCCGGATGCGCTGCTGCGACCCCTGACGCGTGCTGCAGGAAGGTTCGCGGGCGCGACGATCCGCGGCTTCGTCAGCGACCCGGCGACGCTGCCGCCCGAGGTCGTCGCCGAGTTCGCGGCCGAGGGTCGGGCACCGGGATCGGGCCTCGCCTACGGCGCGTACAACCGGTGGGCGATCGCCAGGCGCGGCATGCCGCACCACCTGCGCGACCGCGTCGCCGGCATCCGGGCCCCGACGCTGCTCGTGCACGGCACGGCCGACCCGATGGTGCCGATCGAGGGCTCGCGGCTCGCGGCCGACCGCATCCCGCACGCGACGCTCGTCGCGCTGCCGGGCGTCGGCCACTGGGCCCAGCTCGAGGCGCACGACGCCGTCCGCGAGGCCCTCGCCCCGGCCCTCGCGGCGGCCGACGCCTCCCGCTGA
- a CDS encoding phospholipase D-like domain-containing protein, with protein MLDLLPDTGLGQGFAIAFLVIDILLRIAAVMVVPYNRRPPAAMAWLLLIMVQPIAGWLIFGTLGHNRLPRGRRRKMLALQDVIGEVTRDIPDEEDPQRSAEWLPGVLQMLRAQTSLPHLGGNACIVHDDFAEQVAAMATAIDGAQRYVHAEFYLIVSSEATEPFFAALERARGRGVEVKVLVDHVTSVRYPRRKETFDRLDAMGAQWQDMLPLRPLRGQWQRPDLRNHRKLMVVDGDVGFTGSLNLIDPSYLWAKNVKRGLEWKDTWLEVRGPVVREIDVLFLSDWWAETNELVDQGVGDPARPGEVEASVVPSGPGFEGENNLRLFLECIHTAVDRITIVSPYFVPDDAMSYAITSAAMRGVRVDLFASAIGDQFWTFHAQRSYYETLLRAGVRIWLYREPVVLHSKFMVFDGEHSIFGSSNIDMRSFGLNFEISMLLEGTEMADRLQEIAERYRRSSSELTLEAWLDRPRIGQIFDNVARLTSALQ; from the coding sequence ATGCTCGACCTCCTGCCCGACACGGGGCTCGGGCAGGGCTTCGCGATCGCGTTCCTCGTGATCGACATCCTGCTGCGCATCGCGGCCGTGATGGTGGTGCCGTACAACCGGCGCCCGCCGGCGGCGATGGCGTGGCTGCTGCTCATCATGGTGCAGCCCATCGCGGGCTGGCTCATCTTCGGCACGCTCGGCCACAACCGCCTCCCGCGTGGTCGGCGTCGCAAGATGCTCGCGCTGCAGGACGTCATCGGCGAGGTGACGCGCGACATCCCCGACGAGGAGGATCCGCAGCGATCGGCCGAGTGGCTGCCCGGCGTGCTGCAGATGCTGCGCGCGCAGACGTCGCTCCCCCACCTCGGCGGCAACGCCTGCATCGTCCACGACGACTTCGCCGAGCAGGTCGCCGCGATGGCGACGGCGATCGACGGCGCGCAGCGCTACGTGCACGCCGAGTTCTACCTCATCGTCTCGAGCGAGGCGACCGAGCCGTTCTTCGCGGCCCTCGAGCGCGCCCGCGGTCGCGGCGTCGAGGTGAAGGTGCTCGTCGACCACGTCACGAGCGTGCGGTACCCGCGCCGCAAGGAGACGTTCGACCGCCTGGATGCGATGGGCGCGCAGTGGCAGGACATGCTGCCGCTGCGACCCCTGCGCGGCCAGTGGCAGCGCCCCGACCTGCGCAACCACCGCAAGCTCATGGTCGTCGACGGCGACGTGGGCTTCACGGGCTCGCTCAACCTCATCGACCCGTCGTACCTGTGGGCGAAGAACGTGAAGCGCGGCCTCGAGTGGAAGGACACGTGGCTCGAGGTGCGCGGTCCCGTCGTGCGCGAGATCGACGTGCTGTTCCTCTCCGACTGGTGGGCGGAGACGAACGAGCTCGTCGACCAGGGCGTCGGCGATCCGGCGAGGCCGGGCGAGGTGGAGGCGTCGGTCGTGCCGAGCGGGCCGGGCTTCGAGGGCGAGAACAACCTGCGCCTCTTCCTCGAGTGCATCCACACGGCCGTCGACCGCATCACCATCGTGAGCCCGTACTTCGTGCCCGACGACGCCATGTCGTACGCCATCACGTCGGCGGCGATGCGCGGCGTGCGCGTGGACCTGTTCGCGAGCGCGATCGGCGACCAGTTCTGGACGTTCCACGCGCAGCGCTCGTACTACGAGACGCTGCTGCGGGCCGGCGTGCGCATCTGGCTGTACCGCGAGCCCGTCGTGCTGCACTCGAAGTTCATGGTGTTCGACGGCGAGCACTCGATCTTCGGCTCGTCGAACATCGACATGCGCTCGTTCGGCCTGAACTTCGAGATCTCGATGCTGCTCGAGGGGACCGAGATGGCGGATCGGCTGCAGGAGATCGCGGAGCGGTACCGGCGCTCGTCGAGCGAGCTCACGCTCGAGGCATGGCTCGACCGGCCGCGCATCGGGCAGATCTTCGACAACGTGGCGCGCCTCACCTCCGCGCTGCAGTAG
- a CDS encoding YajQ family cyclic di-GMP-binding protein, which yields MADSSFDVVSKVDPMEAENAVNQARKEVEQRYDFKGVGADVAWQGERILLKASTKERVEAVLDVVQSKFVKRGIELKQLDVGDAYPSGKEHRIEIGLKNGIGTEDAKKVQKIIREQAPKTVKSQIQGDELRVSSKSRDDLQGTIRLLKAADVDIALQFVNFR from the coding sequence ATGGCAGATTCCTCGTTCGACGTGGTCAGCAAGGTCGATCCCATGGAGGCCGAGAACGCGGTCAACCAGGCGCGCAAGGAGGTCGAGCAGCGCTACGACTTCAAGGGCGTCGGCGCCGACGTCGCGTGGCAGGGCGAGCGCATCCTGCTCAAGGCCTCCACGAAGGAGCGCGTCGAGGCGGTGCTCGACGTCGTGCAGTCGAAGTTCGTGAAGCGCGGCATCGAGCTGAAGCAGCTCGACGTGGGCGACGCGTACCCCTCCGGCAAGGAGCACCGCATCGAGATCGGGCTGAAGAACGGCATCGGCACCGAGGATGCGAAGAAGGTGCAGAAGATCATCCGCGAGCAGGCGCCGAAGACGGTGAAGTCGCAGATCCAGGGCGACGAGCTGCGCGTGTCGTCGAAGTCGCGCGACGACCTGCAGGGCACCATCCGCCTGCTCAAGGCCGCCGACGTCGACATCGCGCTGCAGTTCGTCAACTTCCGCTGA
- a CDS encoding bifunctional proline dehydrogenase/L-glutamate gamma-semialdehyde dehydrogenase: MTSIQPTPTRSAEVADLADEAVALVRRWLDESRAEPVDAAAQRLAGVLGDEHGLAFTVGFVDGVVRPEDPAVAARALRELVPLTPRFLAPPLRWAIALGGAVAPLAPRPVVAIARRVLRSMVRHLVVDATDARLGRTIRTLRETDGVRLNVNLLGEAILGDEEAARRLEGTRALLARDDVDYVSIKVSSTVAPHSPWAFDEAVDDAVQALLPLYRLAATAGATKFINLDMEEYKDLDLTLAVFMRILDEPELRGLEAGVVIQAYLPDALGAMQRLRAWATARVDAGGAPIKVRVVKGANLPMERVDAEVHGWPLATWGSKVETDASYKAVLDDALHPDHVRAVRIGVAGHNLFDVALAWLLAERRGAAAGMDVEMLLGMATAQAAVVRRTVGSLLLYTPVVHPAEFDVAIAYLVRRLEEGASHENFMSAVFDLGDDPVLFARERERFLAAIAAMPVDVPAPARIQDRTAEPVPSLRGAFDNAPDSDPSLAANRAWGDAIRARMADSRLGVATAETHLVHDAAGVDALVAETVAAGAGWRALGAEARAEILHRAGEVLERRRAELLEVMGAECGKVLEQGDPEVSEAIDFAHWYAEQGLAMQRIDGATPVPVGLTVVTPPWNFPVAIPAGSTLAALAAGSPVVIKPARQARRSGAVMVEALWEAGVPRDVLRYVQLADPPLGSHLVGHAAVERVILTGGYETAERFRALRPDLPLLAETSGKNAIVVTPSADLDLAARDVAASAFGHAGQKCSAASLVILVGSVATSERFRRQLVDAVRSMPVGLPWDGTSKVGPLIGPADGKLLHALTTLEPGERWVLEPERLDEAGSLWRPGIKEGVRAGSPFHLTEYFGPVLGIMTAATLDDAIAMVDAIEYGLTSGIHALDDDEVQRWLAGVQAGNLYVNRGTTGAIVRRQPFGGWKRAAVGAGTKAGGPSYLVGLSGWADATPAPAAQAPDALAEAAVAALPDATAADEAWLRAALATDAVAWSDELGAVHDATGLETEQNALRHQAVPVTVRAADASVVEVVRVAAAGVRAGGALTVSVRDALPAGVVAWLEAAGAAVVVDDAAAWATRAARLVETGGRVRLVGATAAATAEAVGGSPAVALYVGPVLSAGRVELLTFLREQAVSISAHRFGTPRRHDIPTLAPLGRR, translated from the coding sequence ATGACGAGCATCCAGCCCACCCCGACCCGCAGCGCCGAGGTCGCCGACCTCGCCGACGAGGCCGTCGCGCTCGTGCGCCGCTGGCTCGACGAGAGCCGTGCCGAGCCCGTCGACGCTGCGGCGCAGCGCCTCGCGGGCGTGCTCGGCGACGAGCACGGCCTCGCGTTCACCGTCGGCTTCGTCGACGGCGTCGTGCGCCCCGAGGACCCGGCGGTCGCCGCCCGCGCCCTGCGCGAGCTCGTGCCGCTCACGCCGCGGTTCCTCGCTCCGCCGCTGCGCTGGGCCATCGCGCTCGGCGGCGCCGTCGCGCCGCTCGCGCCCCGCCCCGTCGTCGCGATCGCGCGCCGCGTGCTGCGCTCGATGGTGCGCCACCTCGTCGTCGACGCGACCGACGCGCGCCTCGGCCGCACCATCCGCACGCTGCGCGAGACCGACGGCGTGCGCCTCAACGTCAACCTGCTCGGCGAGGCGATCCTCGGCGACGAGGAGGCCGCCCGCCGCCTCGAGGGCACGCGCGCCCTGCTCGCGCGCGACGACGTCGACTACGTGTCGATCAAGGTGTCGTCGACCGTCGCGCCGCACTCGCCGTGGGCGTTCGACGAGGCGGTCGACGACGCCGTGCAGGCATTGCTGCCGCTGTACCGTCTCGCCGCGACCGCGGGCGCGACGAAGTTCATCAACCTCGACATGGAGGAGTACAAGGACCTCGACCTCACGCTCGCGGTCTTCATGCGCATCCTCGACGAGCCCGAGCTGCGCGGCCTCGAGGCGGGCGTCGTCATCCAGGCGTACCTGCCCGACGCGCTCGGCGCCATGCAGCGCCTGCGCGCGTGGGCGACGGCGCGCGTCGACGCGGGCGGCGCCCCCATCAAGGTGCGCGTCGTGAAGGGCGCGAACCTGCCGATGGAGCGCGTCGACGCCGAGGTGCACGGCTGGCCGCTCGCGACGTGGGGCTCGAAGGTCGAGACCGATGCGTCGTACAAGGCCGTGCTCGACGACGCGCTGCACCCCGACCACGTGCGCGCCGTGCGCATCGGCGTCGCGGGCCACAACCTCTTCGACGTCGCGCTCGCGTGGCTGCTCGCCGAGCGCCGCGGCGCCGCCGCGGGCATGGACGTGGAGATGCTGCTCGGCATGGCGACGGCGCAGGCCGCCGTCGTGCGCCGCACCGTCGGGTCGCTGCTGCTCTACACGCCCGTCGTGCACCCCGCCGAGTTCGACGTCGCGATCGCGTACCTCGTGCGCAGGCTCGAGGAGGGCGCGTCGCACGAGAACTTCATGTCGGCGGTCTTCGACCTCGGCGACGACCCCGTGCTCTTCGCGCGCGAGCGCGAGCGCTTCCTCGCCGCCATCGCGGCGATGCCCGTCGACGTGCCCGCGCCCGCGCGCATCCAGGACCGCACGGCCGAGCCCGTGCCGAGCCTGCGCGGCGCGTTCGACAACGCGCCCGACAGCGACCCGAGCCTCGCGGCGAACCGCGCGTGGGGCGACGCGATCCGCGCCCGCATGGCCGACTCGCGCCTCGGCGTCGCCACCGCCGAGACGCACCTCGTGCACGACGCCGCGGGCGTCGATGCGCTCGTCGCCGAGACCGTCGCGGCGGGTGCCGGATGGCGTGCGCTGGGCGCCGAGGCGCGCGCCGAGATCCTGCACCGCGCGGGCGAGGTGCTCGAGCGTCGCCGGGCCGAGCTGCTCGAGGTCATGGGTGCCGAGTGCGGCAAGGTGCTCGAGCAGGGCGACCCAGAGGTGTCGGAGGCGATCGACTTCGCCCACTGGTACGCCGAGCAGGGCCTCGCCATGCAGCGCATCGACGGCGCGACGCCCGTGCCCGTGGGGCTCACGGTCGTGACGCCGCCGTGGAACTTCCCCGTCGCCATCCCCGCGGGCTCGACGCTCGCAGCGCTGGCGGCCGGCTCGCCTGTCGTCATCAAGCCCGCCCGGCAGGCGCGCCGCTCGGGCGCCGTCATGGTCGAGGCGCTGTGGGAGGCGGGCGTGCCGCGCGACGTGCTGCGCTACGTGCAGCTCGCCGACCCGCCGCTCGGCTCGCACCTCGTCGGCCACGCGGCCGTCGAGCGCGTCATCCTCACGGGCGGCTACGAGACGGCCGAGCGGTTCCGCGCGCTGCGCCCCGACCTGCCGCTGCTCGCCGAGACGAGCGGCAAGAACGCCATCGTCGTCACGCCGTCGGCCGATCTCGACCTCGCGGCGCGCGACGTCGCCGCCTCCGCCTTCGGCCACGCGGGCCAGAAGTGCTCGGCCGCGTCGCTCGTGATCCTCGTGGGCTCGGTCGCCACCTCCGAGCGCTTCCGTCGCCAGCTCGTGGATGCCGTGCGCTCGATGCCCGTCGGCCTGCCGTGGGACGGCACGAGCAAGGTCGGACCGCTCATCGGCCCGGCCGACGGCAAGCTGCTGCACGCGCTCACGACGCTCGAGCCCGGCGAGCGCTGGGTGCTCGAGCCCGAGCGCCTCGACGAGGCCGGCTCGCTGTGGCGGCCGGGCATCAAGGAGGGCGTGCGCGCCGGCTCGCCCTTCCATCTGACCGAGTACTTCGGCCCCGTGCTCGGCATCATGACGGCGGCGACGCTCGACGACGCCATCGCCATGGTCGACGCGATCGAGTACGGCCTCACGTCGGGCATCCACGCGCTCGACGACGACGAGGTGCAGCGCTGGCTCGCGGGCGTGCAGGCCGGCAACCTCTACGTCAACCGCGGCACGACGGGCGCGATCGTGCGTCGCCAGCCGTTCGGCGGCTGGAAGCGCGCCGCGGTCGGCGCCGGCACGAAGGCGGGCGGTCCGAGCTACCTCGTGGGGCTGAGCGGATGGGCGGATGCGACCCCCGCGCCGGCCGCGCAGGCGCCGGACGCGCTCGCCGAGGCGGCGGTCGCCGCCCTGCCCGACGCGACGGCCGCCGACGAGGCGTGGCTGCGCGCCGCCCTCGCGACCGATGCCGTCGCGTGGAGCGACGAGCTGGGCGCCGTGCACGACGCGACGGGGCTCGAGACGGAGCAGAACGCCCTGCGGCACCAGGCGGTGCCGGTCACGGTGCGTGCCGCGGACGCGTCGGTCGTCGAGGTCGTGCGCGTGGCCGCGGCGGGCGTGCGCGCCGGTGGGGCGCTGACCGTGAGCGTGCGCGACGCGCTGCCGGCCGGCGTCGTCGCCTGGCTCGAGGCTGCGGGTGCGGCGGTCGTCGTCGACGACGCCGCCGCGTGGGCGACCCGCGCCGCGCGCCTCGTCGAGACCGGCGGCCGCGTGCGCCTCGTCGGCGCGACGGCAGCCGCGACCGCCGAGGCCGTCGGCGGCTCGCCCGCCGTCGCCCTCTACGTCGGTCCCGTGCTGTCGGCGGGGCGTGTCGAGCTGCTGACGTTCCTGCGCGAGCAGGCGGTGTCGATCTCGGCGCACCGCTTCGGCACCCCGCGCCGCCACGACATCCCCACCCTGGCTCCGCTGGGACGGCGGTGA
- a CDS encoding M23 family metallopeptidase, with protein sequence MTHRDESAKADADLDAPSTRRSRRDGEREAAHRALYADSPQPSSSMRVVDGGSPMYRTRREMRESASRLARDLPVIVEPVLEVPQPEVVAEPAPAVEAPVAEQSAAAGRRARRAADRSPVEPTPVVADAVAEPAAPLAPSSRRARRMAVQASAPEAPVEAMPIVAEATPVVAESVVAQTPIEVEPASERVAPERTTSSRRSRRAAAQPVEAAAAWSDLVAASVPQEDRADAPTAEPVAIETAVVEPEVASVAVEPEPATVALAAQAAPASAPAAPASAPAASDRVVTRAERRAAQAASSDEVSAAVAAVLGGEQEDVASTPVRSPLRREARAPKPATVTRRPVAHAPVVRPSRRARSGAARKAMQRLAAAGVILSIGSFVAVTSLPAQAFSPSEPSSTTGAYGDVEVEQELDVTTGSGAHGAEEVTAVLTRDDFGVDDALASARMSPEELASLQAVADSEDIGPYYGGDPAMPEVWSQLETSYTQSPFPSLAEVPVSSGFGYRWGSFHGGVDLIPGAGTPVYPVANGVVVAIWQGNNPGGGGYEVIVEHNIDGEYFQSWYPHMQAGSIQVEAGQVVDITTQLGAVGSTGRSTGAHLHLEIKNGDYTSVDPLVWLATREQILEP encoded by the coding sequence GTGACGCACAGGGACGAGTCGGCCAAGGCCGACGCCGACCTCGACGCGCCGTCGACCCGTCGCAGCCGCCGCGATGGCGAGCGCGAGGCCGCGCACCGCGCCCTCTACGCCGACTCCCCGCAGCCGTCCTCGTCGATGCGCGTCGTCGACGGCGGATCGCCGATGTACCGCACGCGCCGCGAGATGCGCGAGTCCGCGTCGCGCCTCGCGCGTGACCTTCCCGTGATCGTCGAGCCCGTGCTCGAGGTGCCGCAGCCGGAGGTCGTGGCCGAGCCCGCGCCCGCCGTCGAGGCACCGGTCGCCGAGCAGTCCGCTGCCGCCGGCCGGCGCGCGCGCCGCGCGGCCGACCGCTCGCCGGTCGAGCCGACGCCCGTCGTCGCCGATGCGGTCGCCGAGCCCGCCGCCCCGCTCGCACCGTCGTCGCGTCGCGCGCGTCGTATGGCCGTGCAGGCCTCGGCACCCGAGGCGCCCGTCGAGGCGATGCCCATCGTCGCCGAGGCCACGCCCGTCGTTGCCGAGTCCGTCGTCGCGCAGACGCCGATCGAGGTCGAGCCCGCGTCCGAGCGCGTCGCTCCCGAGCGCACGACGTCGTCGCGCCGCTCGCGTCGCGCGGCCGCCCAGCCCGTCGAGGCTGCCGCCGCCTGGAGCGACCTCGTGGCTGCGTCCGTGCCGCAGGAGGACCGCGCAGACGCGCCGACGGCCGAGCCCGTCGCGATCGAGACCGCCGTCGTCGAGCCCGAGGTCGCATCCGTCGCCGTCGAGCCCGAGCCCGCCACCGTCGCGCTCGCCGCACAGGCGGCCCCCGCATCCGCTCCCGCTGCCCCCGCATCCGCGCCCGCCGCATCCGACCGCGTCGTCACGCGCGCCGAGCGCCGCGCCGCGCAGGCCGCGAGCAGCGACGAGGTGTCGGCCGCCGTCGCCGCCGTGCTCGGTGGCGAGCAGGAGGACGTCGCCTCGACGCCCGTGCGCAGCCCGCTGCGTCGCGAGGCGCGTGCGCCGAAGCCCGCGACCGTCACGCGCCGCCCGGTCGCGCACGCGCCCGTCGTGCGTCCCAGCCGCCGTGCCCGCTCGGGAGCCGCACGCAAGGCCATGCAGCGCCTCGCCGCCGCCGGCGTCATCCTCAGCATCGGCTCGTTCGTCGCCGTCACGTCGCTGCCGGCCCAGGCGTTCTCGCCGTCCGAGCCGTCGTCGACGACCGGCGCGTACGGCGACGTCGAGGTCGAGCAGGAGCTCGACGTGACGACGGGCAGCGGCGCGCACGGCGCCGAGGAGGTCACGGCGGTGCTCACCCGCGACGACTTCGGCGTCGACGACGCGCTCGCGTCGGCCCGCATGAGCCCCGAGGAGCTCGCGTCGCTGCAGGCGGTCGCCGACTCCGAGGACATCGGCCCGTACTACGGCGGCGACCCGGCGATGCCCGAGGTCTGGTCGCAGCTCGAGACGTCGTACACGCAGTCGCCGTTCCCGTCGCTGGCCGAGGTGCCGGTGTCGAGCGGCTTCGGCTACCGATGGGGCTCGTTCCACGGCGGCGTCGACCTCATCCCGGGTGCGGGCACGCCCGTGTACCCGGTCGCGAACGGCGTCGTCGTCGCGATCTGGCAGGGCAACAACCCCGGTGGTGGTGGCTACGAGGTCATCGTCGAGCACAACATCGACGGCGAGTACTTCCAGTCCTGGTACCCCCACATGCAGGCGGGCTCGATCCAGGTCGAGGCCGGCCAGGTCGTCGACATCACGACGCAGCTGGGCGCCGTGGGCTCGACGGGCCGCTCGACGGGTGCGCACCTGCACCTCGAGATCAAGAACGGCGACTACACGTCGGTCGACCCGCTCGTCTGGCTCGCGACGCGCGAGCAGATCCTCGAGCCCTAG
- a CDS encoding DUF485 domain-containing protein — MTTPDHLADRSIAVQASPEFQGLRRSFFTFILPLTVLFLLWYLAYVLLAGFAPDLFATRVGDSNITVGLLFGLGQFVTTFGITMAYRSWANKRYDPHAAEIREEMERGELDAPAAGEEAAR, encoded by the coding sequence ATGACGACCCCAGACCACCTCGCCGACCGCAGCATCGCGGTCCAAGCCAGCCCGGAGTTCCAAGGTCTCCGGCGATCCTTCTTCACGTTCATCCTGCCGCTGACGGTGCTGTTCCTGCTCTGGTACCTCGCGTACGTGCTGCTGGCCGGGTTCGCGCCCGACCTCTTCGCGACGCGCGTCGGCGACTCGAACATCACGGTCGGCCTGCTGTTCGGCCTCGGCCAGTTCGTGACGACGTTCGGCATCACCATGGCGTACCGCTCGTGGGCCAACAAGCGCTACGACCCGCATGCGGCGGAGATCCGCGAGGAGATGGAGCGCGGCGAGCTGGATGCGCCCGCAGCAGGCGAGGAGGCGGCGCGATGA